A window of Halovivax gelatinilyticus genomic DNA:
GACTGGGCCCGCGAGTACTACGTCGCCGGCGTGGCCAACAACTGGACCCCGGAAGAGATTCCGATGGGAGACGACGTCACCCAGTGGCGAGGGGACGCCCTCACCGACGCCGAGCGCCAGCTCGTCGAGTGGAACCTCGGGTTCTTCTCGACGGCCGAATCGCTCACCGCGAACAACCTCGTCCTCGCCGTCTACGACCACGTCACGGCCCCGGAGTGTCGCCAGTACCTCCTCCGGCAGGCCTACGAGGAGGCGATCCACACGGACACGTTCATTTACTGCTGTGACTCGCTCGGCTTCGAGCCGGAGTACCTCTACGGGATGTACGACCGAATCCCGTCGATCGCCGAGAAAGACGAATTCGTCGTCGACATGACGCGCGTTGTCGACTCCCCGGACTTTTCCATACAGACGGACGAGGACGTTCTGGACTTCCTGCGCGATCTCGTCGGCTTCTACGTCGTCATGGAGGGGATCTTCTTCTACGCCGGATTCGCGATGATGCTCGGACTGAAGCGCCGGAACAGGATGGTCGGCATCGGCCAGCAGTTCGAGTACATCCTCCGAGACGAGTCTCTCCACGTGGGGTTCGGCGTCGAACTCATCGACGGGATCCGGGTCGAGCACCCCGATGCCTGGACGGACGCGTTCGAAAGGGAGGTGATCGACCTGCTCACCGAAGCCGTCGAACTGGAGAAGATTTACGCCCGCGAGGCGTGCCCCGAGGACGTTCTCGGGATGAGTAGCGAACAGTTCTGTGAGTACGTCGAACACGTCGCAGACCGCCGGCTCCGACAGCTCGGCCTGCCGACCCAGTACGGGACCGACAATCCGTTCCCGTGGATGACAGAGCAGGTGGATCTGAACAAGGAGAAGAACTTCTTCGAAACGCAGGTGACCGAGTACCAGAGCGGCGGCCGACTCGACTGGTAGCTCACCCGTTCATCGCCCCGCCGACCGCCCCCGCGATCGCGCTCTCGATGGCCATGACGAACGCGACGAAGAACGCGACCAGCAGGATGCCGAGCCCCGCCAGCCCGCCGACGATCGCGCCGACCGGGCCCAGGGCGAGACTCCCGATACCGACCGCGAGCGCCAGCACGACCCCCGCGACGATCGCACCGAGGCCACCGGCGAGCAATCCGTGCCAGGCGCCCCGTCCCAGCCCGCCGCCGGCCATGTAACCGGCGACGAATCCGCCGAGCAGTCCCGCGACGAGCTGGCCGAAGACCGGAACCGAGAGCCCGAGGATCGAGGCGACGGTGATGACGAGAAAGCCGACGATCACGGCGCGCCAGTCAGTCATGGTGAGAGTGAGGGCTGGTGCTGGCAAAAGGCCGTCGTT
This region includes:
- a CDS encoding DUF5518 domain-containing protein, translating into MTDWRAVIVGFLVITVASILGLSVPVFGQLVAGLLGGFVAGYMAGGGLGRGAWHGLLAGGLGAIVAGVVLALAVGIGSLALGPVGAIVGGLAGLGILLVAFFVAFVMAIESAIAGAVGGAMNG
- a CDS encoding ribonucleotide-diphosphate reductase subunit beta, giving the protein MPLLDTDAEHDPNKILPIEYDWAREYYVAGVANNWTPEEIPMGDDVTQWRGDALTDAERQLVEWNLGFFSTAESLTANNLVLAVYDHVTAPECRQYLLRQAYEEAIHTDTFIYCCDSLGFEPEYLYGMYDRIPSIAEKDEFVVDMTRVVDSPDFSIQTDEDVLDFLRDLVGFYVVMEGIFFYAGFAMMLGLKRRNRMVGIGQQFEYILRDESLHVGFGVELIDGIRVEHPDAWTDAFEREVIDLLTEAVELEKIYAREACPEDVLGMSSEQFCEYVEHVADRRLRQLGLPTQYGTDNPFPWMTEQVDLNKEKNFFETQVTEYQSGGRLDW